aaaaaatagacgTCACCCGGCTCTATAGAACTCGGCTCACTCTTTTGTCAATACTCCGATACGATGAGCTATTAGAAAAAATATCAGTgaatagatttttgaaaataacattattttttatcgcGCAAGACCATCCACCAAGTGGCCACCACCAGTGTCAAAGCCTTCAGAGGGTCGCTCTGTGAACGCCTCTCTAGCAGCCGCTCTCAGACGATGTTGATATCTCCAATAAAAGAGTAGACGAGTCACTCTCCAAGGTGCGAGAACACACCCCACCAGCAAGGTGTGAGAAAATAACATTATTTCTATTTACCAACTATTAATGAATAATAGCTAATAGAACAATTAACTTTAGCATAgacaatctaatttaatttttaaaaactagtTTCTAAttgaaagaattaaaaaaaaaaaaacacatctATTAAAAAAACAGTCCACaagtttatttttcaaaatagcTATTATTGAGAGGTGCACgctgtatttttattttaataaactaGTACTTTGATTTAAATGAATAACACACTAATAAATTATTCTGCAAAGCTTCATTGTAATAGTGCAtcacattttaaaaatataatttaaagtaatttAATATTTGTTAATGTATTCTTTATTCGATCTAAAAAGGGTATAAACTAAAGACGGGGAAATGAGGATGGATAGTCTTTGTAGTATTCCCATGTTTTTGATTTGGTTTTGCACTTTTCACCAAAATACTTAAAGTcgccaaaatttttaaacatcGCAATTTTAATTCCGATGAAAggggaaaaagaagagaaaaactaACACCTCTTCACCTTTTGGTAGGACCATTTGCTTATTTTGTAACACAGAGTTAAGGGTGGAACTGGacccgggcctaaacaaggcctGGCCTgatgggccatgtttgggccgggctttgggtattaaaaatataactttgggTCAAGCCgggcttaaaaatttaggcccgaataaaattttggcctatttgggcatgtccaagcccggcccgagcccgacccaaaagcccgatatattaattatcaaaataaaatatttaattatattatatatatgtattatttatctataaaagaaataaataatatagtatatcatatatagtatatattgttattaatgatattaatatatacttatatatatgaggatatattatatattaacaaaatatttagttccatattaggatatatttgatattagatattaattatttgatgtgatcaaactaaaaataggcattttattttaattttatgcaaataaaagtatttatgtattatatgataaatacaTAAAATGAGCCTCTacaaagcccgatgggtattgggcattgggcttgggcttgggcttgggccgggccttaattttcaaaaaaaattgggtaaCAGCCTTACCCGAAGCCAACAtttttttgggccgggcttgggcatagtattaACTGACCCAAacccggcccagttccacccctacacagagtcttttgcttatttattttttattactattcaaaaaattttatttatcttaaaattattaaaatattttttaaaattcaatctcATTAGTAaaccagaaaataaaaaaattatatttaaaatttagttcttcaaaaataaataaaaattttttgaaattaaaaaggtatattaaatattatcccTCAACTGTAacattattttgttaaattactCGAAAGTTCTAAAGATAAGGAGGAGCCAAAAGTTATGAAATGTTCATACAACCTTATCTCCCTCCccctccacacacacacacacacacacacacacacacacacacacgctaTTACTGTTCACATGAAGAAGTCGGCAGAGGAAGCCGAAACCGGCGCCGACTACTTGGAGGTCCTGAAGGCGGCGGCGCAGGCGTGGCATGCGCAGTCCGGCAACCCGAAGCCGACCTCCAGCGAGCTCCGCACCGCTCGCGCTTCAGGCTCGAGGCCATGCGGTCGGCTGCCGCTGCCGATCGCAACGGCGTCGTCGGCTTTTACacaaacagcagcagcagcagcagcgtgAGTGGAACGTGGGACTTCACGCAGTCGCTGTGGGACTCGTACGAGATCGTCGCGGTGTCGAAGAAGCTCGAGGCCAGCCTCGCGCTCGACGCCGACAGGGAGGCCGACCGACGCCCGGTGCCGCTGGGCCGTGCTGTCGTTGTCAGGCGGAGCGGCAAGAGAAGCAGGGAGAGCAAGAACTCTTTGAGGAATCTGTTTCACAGAGTTTCGGATTCTAAAAGTAACACCGTGTACGGTGATTTACAAGAATTAAAATACCGTGACGCGAGTTCATGTCGAAAATGATACGGTACAATATGTGCCCTGCATGCTGGGTACACAAATACATGTGTGCCAAACATATTCaacaatttatttctaaatttcttCTATTcacgtttttatttttatctttttatattgaGAAGATTAGGCACAAAAATAACCAAGAATATTATGGTTAAACCcaaattttaaaaccaaaatccacaaaaattTCAACCATCTAGAATAAAAAAAGTTCCACAAGATGCACCTCTTTTTACTGTGGTGTAGCATCAACCATGCTTTGAGAttcagaatttttttctttttttttctcatatgaTGGGTCAATCACTCAAACTTTTTTTAGGTAAAAACCTgtgatttcatactttttcattttagtaaccggtggtttaaagtgtatcaagttagtactcaatgatttcgcactttctcactttagtagcctgtggtttaaagtgtattaagttagtactttgtggtttattTTGGTACCAAGttaataccctatgattttatttttgtatcaagttagtaccctgtggtttttaaaacacagggtactaaaatgagaaagtgcgaaatcactgggtactaacttgatacattttaaaccacagggtattaaagtgagaaagtgcgaaaccactgggtactaacttgatgcactttaaaccacaaagtactaaagtgaaaaagcgcAAACCACAAggtgctaacttgatacattttaaaccacatggtacgaaaatgagaaaaaatgaaaccacaagggaggtatttgaagtttttccttttttaactaTCTTTTTGTGTAGGAATTATTGTAGAAAAGAAAGATACGAGAGAATTCATGAATTTTTTCGAAGTGACTAACACTAAACATTCCACTACCAAGAAAACGCAAGGAATCTATCCAATAATATACTTTAATagtagtgaacagaaaaattcTGTATATTAGTTGATCTTATTATCGATCATGTTAGACCTGACAAACGGACGGGTTGGATAACTCACGGGCGAGTCATTGTACCCACGGGTTACttgggcatgggtaaaatttacccaCAAATTTTTGAATAGCCAATATCTTTATCCATACCCGCCCAcgggtgggcgggtgggtatgcaggttacccgcaaatttttttctttttttctcttatattttttaaatgcaaacacatatatatatgttttaaaaatataacataagtcattttttaaaatatcataacatacaataaaaatatttaaagtcttaaagcaaaaaacttttgtaatataaaagacgcgataagaaattaaggttaaaatttttaggatggataaaaaaaaatatatgtattttaattaagaaaatattttttttaattaaaaaaaatatgtgcgGGTATccgtgggtacccgcgggttactcAAAATATCCACAGCTTAATGGATACCTATTCGTTTTATCCGTAATTTTTTGAGTTAaaaaagttggtacccatacccgcaaatttgcggatAACCCGCAGATATGAGTCGAGATTGTCAGGTCTAATTCATGTTGATCCTATCATTTTAGCCAAATCAATAGACCGCTGCTATTGTTGAGATCAATCCTGCCTCACAGATGAACGGCGATAAGAACATCTGCACTCTCAGACCAGCTACTAACTAGCTTTTTATACTTCGAAAAGAGAAAagctttaattataaaataaaacatgCTTTTGAACTCATTAGCAGAAACTTTAATTTGAAACGGTCAGGTTTTCTACTTTTACTGTAAGAGAATGTAACCAGAATGACTTTAATGACGAAAGTTgctaacatttatttatataattctatTTAAAGAGCACTTTCCTAAGCACGGATTGATCGAACCAAACTTGCCTTTAAAGTTATTTAAAGTTAGTCATTGCTAAAGTTTACTTTGGTAAGCCTAACCTTTGTGAAAGTGGGAAGCATCCTTGAATATTCCGAAGCTCTTTGAGGTCAGGTCCCCAGAAAAGTACTGAGTGGTTTTTGAATACATATCTCTGTGATTGGTGGGAGACATAATATCATGGGACAGATACATTTGATGTTACGTCctttcacaaaatattttatatggcAGTCACATCTCATCATTTATATTctaataaatcaaattattttattgatACATTTTGAGTTATCTTTTTTCATAAAGTATTTTATGTGTCAGTCACACCTCATCATTTGTATTCTAacatatcaaattattttatttaataatatagttaaataaaaatattttttttaaaaaagggacTAAATATGATTAGTTAAAGATACCATAACATTAATATGACcaccattttttaatttttttttaaaatttttttaggttCTAAAGAGTAAAGACCCAGGTCTTTTATTCCCGGGCTTTTACTGTCCAATCCAATGAGTGTAAAGAAGGGCTACAATAGATGGGACAAAGGGGCACACATTATCCCTTCTTTTAATGGTAAAGGAAACAAAGACGGggctataatattatttttgagcaGGCCATTTGACTACAACAATGTTATGGAAAAAGGAGATCCTGTAGTCCCAAGTAGGGAATTTTAGTGCATGTCAATTTCTACTTTTAGATTCTTATTTGATAGATTTTTTGATTTACTCAGAAAACTTATAGCAGTTAGCAGATGAAGAGgataatcaaatatttagaatataaTATCGGCCTTAAAGTCAAATCATATTATAGATGAAATATACTAAAAACCTTTCAAGAGCAAAAAATCAAACATCTATTTTATAGTTATATAGAAAAATCTTCATAGTTAATAAGTTATCTCTAGATAACTTATTATGACACATAAACAGGACCTAAGGTGTAGCATTATTTAACAAAgttgcagcagaagcagaagcaaaacTCCTACATTAAAAtacacactcacacacacaaaaaaggaGATAAATGAAGTGGGCCAGTATGATTGCTATTTTCATTAGCTTTCGAAGAGACTTATTAGTCATTGTTTAGATTATCTTTTCAGGCACCATTGATGAGTTCATGAAAATGGGACATAGATTAAATTGCATTTGATGTCTCTATCATGTGCCTCAGAATGATGCACCACTAATTCAGTACAATTGTCTTAAAAAAAGGAAccttccttttccttccttCGCAATTCTAAGCTAAGCACCGAATTTTCGATTTGGAAATGACTTTACACTTGCATCTATAATTATAGGCAAAAGTAGATGCAGATGCACTGAAAATTGCAGAAGATCAAGCAATGGCAGAGACACCGACTACATAATCAAGTTTTTATCACCCAAGCTCAAAATCCATGCAGATACTTTGGAATAGCCAAGTAAACTTTGTTGTACTCCTCTAGATATGGTCAGTGCTTCAACATACATTGTTACATAAAGAGATACAATTCAAGAGGATTGTGAGCTGTACATTTTACATACTTTTCATAGGCATAGTAAGTCCAATTTCTGATATTGGGTAATGTCTAAAGTTTGATGTAACATGATTTTCGTAAGTTTCCGGATGGGTTGTGCAAAATTCTGTTCCTAAGTATCAGAAACAACTAATATGAAGATGAGAAGCCCCACACGAATAAGAAGCTACTTCCTATAATCCttttaaatcatattcaaaaggAAGTTAAAAGCTGCTCTAGTTCACCAACATAACTGTCGCTGACGAGTTTTAACTCGATAACAATTGGCAAGACATTAGCTACTGTAATCGAAGCGGCACCGAACATCTAACTTGTACAAAACAAGGTTGTATATTCAGGCTCTACCTTCCAAAATTCAACTTGTTTTCAACTTAGCTGGCATTTGACAACTTTCAAACAGTGACAGCAAAGATAAGTGCCAGATAAGCATGGCCACATAAATAAGGACATATGACCATGTGCACCGCTACGTTGTACAGCAACAAAAGAAGGGGGATAATTTACACTGAAGAATTTTACAAAAGATAGAGAGATCATGTAGTTTGTAAAAGGAATCTGAAAAAAGAGGAAATGATCCGTGAAAGATGCAAAAGTTCAGCAATCGGAGACCCACAGACACATAGCATTCGAAATGCACCAGAAACATACACacaattgaaatttgatatgcAACGACTCCACACAATCCCCTTTTCCTCAGACACTTCTCATCTTCAGAATTTATTCATCGAATAGGCTATTAAAATTTACCTAAATATGACAATTGTAGTAGACTGGATAATCCTCAGAAGAAATATCTTAGAGACGGTTGTTGAAACTCAAATTTCAGGGAAAAAATGGCAACACTCTAAAAGTCGGATAAAGAACCACGAGTCAAGTTGCTGAAATATGAAGCTACGGTCTAAACAGCATCAGTAAATTGGAGTCAACCACAAGTCACAACTACAAATGATACATTCATGCACAAGAATTTTTCTGCCCTTAAGTTTGACTTAAAAGCaaaagcaataaaaaggagaaaatgccAAGGTTGAATAGGCCATTGTTTTCTTTAGAATTGCACAGTTCAATTTGCGTCAGCAGTTTCTCTGATAAATGCCAAATACACCTAAATACCTTAAATaaatcttttatctttttttttccccccacaGCAGAGTCAATTAAAACACATCAACATAGAAGAAATCTCGCCATAAATCATATTAAAAATTCGCCTCAAAATGAAGAACTCCAATACATGGTGCATCTCAAGGTGCCGTTAAAATATCTAGGCTACTGCAAAAGACAATTACATGAATAAATTAATTCTCCAACAAAAACCAATTTCCTAACTCACAATAACACAAGTTTGGACTTTGGAATGTCGGCTGATTTTCATTTCAACAAAAACAGTGCGATTCACATACCAACAATTCGAAGAAAAATGAGCGATCTCCGTTGGTAGTTACACTCTGTCGACATCCTTTTGTCAGATAAACAGTGCGAGAAAGCATGTAGATGGTGTTTGCTCTTCAATCATCTTAATAGATAATAAGCTCTAAAAGTTGTCCATCCTCCACTTCTCACTGAAGAGTCATTCCATCTACGGTTAGATACTTGTTTACCGTACAAAGTGGCGATCTCTGAATCGATTGAAGGAAACAAGTGATATAGGGGATAAAGTTTAGCCACTCTCTCTTATGCAGTTTCCGGGTAGGAGATATCTGTACTGTTCGACATTCTGTAGTAGATAGCCAGGAAGATGAACAGCAGAATATGTACGTGGAATCGGCCCCAGCTTTGCAATGATCTCTTGAAAAGTGTATTCCTCAGGAAGCATATCGAATAGGTCCGCTCCTCGGCATATAACACTTTGAATCCTGGATCGGTTGAGGTAATACTTAAACCTCACGCGGTCCACGTGACTATACGCCCTCATCTTGAACACGAAATCGCTGATGCGGCGGAAGCAGAAGCTGCAGTGCCACCCCGAATCAGCCAATAGGTTGTCAGTCTGCCGGAAATGTGCGTATCTCGTCTTCCCTGCTCGATAGCGGTGGACCGAAGCCCTCCAACTCTTATCATCAAGGTAGAACTCGAACGAATAAAGATAATTCCGGAGCTGGAGATGCAGTATCTCAGGAATATCATCGCACCATCTTAACAGGTCGATCGTGTGGCCGCTAGGGATCTCATCGACGTCGGACATGATCAATAGGTCATCGTCATTGATGCCCGCGATTCTGATCAACTGGTCCAACGCCACTCTCTGATACGACTCCTCGACAAACGGGTTCTCCCCCTTCACGAATCTTCCACCGACCGTGCCATACGTGAGCCTGGACTCGGCAAACTCAAAGCGGTCACGGTTCTCTGCAAAGTAGAGCTGCTTTCTCAGGCCAGTGAAAGTGGAATTGGATTCGAGGAGCACGAACTCGGAAACGTAGGGGCTCAGCTCATTCCAACGGATTTTCAGGATGTCGAGCTCGTTGCTGAAGAGCACAGCATCGAAGACTCTCCGCGGCGATTCGCGGACTCTCCATCCGTGGAGCTTGCAGAGGTGGTCGAACGACACATTCTCATGGTAATAATGAGGGATGGTTTCGAAGGGCTTCGGCGGAGATTCCCAAAGCGGGCGAAGGAAGTAGGTGATCTTCTGGCCATGTACATATATGACGAAGATGAGTGTCGGTAAGCCGACGAAGAGGAGAAGTAATGCCTTGAGATCGAACCCGCGGAGGGCGCAGCGCAGCCGCGACATGCTCAGGGCGGCCCTCGCCTGCACagttcgagagagagagagagacagaaacACAGCAGTTAATGCATGCCCTGATATACCAATAACAGCTAAAATaactaacaacaacaacaacaacaacgaagGAGCACATCCAAAACCATAACATGGTATTGCTCATTAGGAAATAtccaattttgatttctaatatTGCAAGAGGAAGCATCAAATGAATTGAAACAGCACCAAAATGCAAGGAACTAACAACAATAGAGCAAATCCAAACTCATATCTTGGGCATTGCTCATTCATTGCATATCA
The nucleotide sequence above comes from Ananas comosus cultivar F153 linkage group 17, ASM154086v1, whole genome shotgun sequence. Encoded proteins:
- the LOC109723267 gene encoding LOW QUALITY PROTEIN: uncharacterized protein LOC109723267 (The sequence of the model RefSeq protein was modified relative to this genomic sequence to represent the inferred CDS: deleted 2 bases in 1 codon) — protein: MKCSYNLISLPLHTHTHTHTHTHTHAITVHMKKSAEEAETGADYLEVLKAAAQAWHAQSGNPKPTQRAPHRSRFRLEAMRSAAAADRNGVVGFYTNSSSSSSVSGTWDFTQSLWDSYEIVAVSKKLEASLALDADREADRRPVPLGRAVVVRRSGKRSRESKNSLRNLFHRVSDSKSNTVYGDLQELKYRDASSCRK
- the LOC109723279 gene encoding uncharacterized protein LOC109723279 → MPDSGYYNSKKSDDLCEDVCGEARAALSMSRLRCALRGFDLKALLLLFVGLPTLIFVIYVHGQKITYFLRPLWESPPKPFETIPHYYHENVSFDHLCKLHGWRVRESPRRVFDAVLFSNELDILKIRWNELSPYVSEFVLLESNSTFTGLRKQLYFAENRDRFEFAESRLTYGTVGGRFVKGENPFVEESYQRVALDQLIRIAGINDDDLLIMSDVDEIPSGHTIDLLRWCDDIPEILHLQLRNYLYSFEFYLDDKSWRASVHRYRAGKTRYAHFRQTDNLLADSGWHCSFCFRRISDFVFKMRAYSHVDRVRFKYYLNRSRIQSVICRGADLFDMLPEEYTFQEIIAKLGPIPRTYSAVHLPGYLLQNVEQYRYLLPGNCIRESG